The proteins below come from a single Novosphingobium aromaticivorans DSM 12444 genomic window:
- a CDS encoding SDR family NAD(P)-dependent oxidoreductase encodes MGRLSGKVAIVTGGARGMGAATSRLFVAEGAKVAIADVLDEAGEALAAELGDAARFFKLDVTSEDNWASVVSEVEAALGPVDVLVNNAGILMFKSLLETTKADYEKVLGVNLVGEFLGIKAVAPGMIARGKGSIVNISSVDGMKGANSLVAYASSKWGVRGLTKVAAMELGHKGIRVNSVHPGGVDTVMSNHSGAAREDVDKGYANVPLQRIGGPEEVAAASLFLASDDASYLHGAEIVVDGGMTVGTYYMGFPGSPGM; translated from the coding sequence ATGGGCAGGCTATCGGGCAAGGTGGCGATCGTCACCGGTGGCGCGCGCGGCATGGGTGCGGCGACAAGCCGGCTTTTCGTGGCCGAGGGCGCGAAAGTGGCGATTGCCGACGTTCTGGACGAGGCCGGGGAGGCGCTGGCGGCAGAGCTTGGCGATGCGGCGCGCTTCTTCAAGCTTGACGTGACCAGCGAGGACAACTGGGCTTCGGTCGTCAGCGAAGTCGAGGCGGCGCTGGGGCCGGTCGACGTGCTGGTGAACAACGCCGGCATCCTCATGTTCAAGAGCCTGCTCGAGACGACCAAGGCGGACTACGAGAAGGTGCTGGGCGTCAACCTGGTTGGCGAGTTCCTGGGCATCAAGGCAGTGGCGCCGGGAATGATCGCGCGCGGCAAGGGTTCGATCGTCAACATCTCTTCGGTAGACGGAATGAAGGGCGCGAACAGCCTTGTCGCCTACGCCTCGTCCAAGTGGGGCGTGCGCGGGCTGACCAAGGTCGCTGCAATGGAGCTTGGTCACAAGGGCATCCGCGTCAACTCAGTCCATCCCGGCGGGGTCGACACGGTCATGTCCAACCATTCCGGCGCAGCGCGCGAGGACGTGGACAAGGGCTATGCCAACGTGCCGCTGCAGCGCATCGGCGGGCCCGAGGAAGTGGCGGCGGCGAGCCTGTTCCTGGCGAGCGACGACGCATCCTACCTCCACGGCGCGGAGATCGTGGTGGATGGCGGGATGACCGTCGGCACCTACTACATGGGCTTTCCGGGTTCGCCGGGCATGTGA
- a CDS encoding LysR family transcriptional regulator: MCKNARHLNGNWVRHMEWSDLEVFLAAVRTGSYTAAGRQLGINRTTIGRRVEALEKSLGLPLFEKNPLGYAPNAAGARLLATAEAVEREVAAMLHDIGGAARQSAPVRIASSGGIASEFLPEIAAFRRANPDVPVELLGELDPLDAVTQRRADLGIALVRSLPLRLAGTQVATLSQAPYGRRHAGALQSLGWGYEFDAALPGGPWSANPAGEAAQAAGLVTFNAWPQLKQAVMAGIGKATLWCFAADAEEHLERLAPPDPRHDCPLWLVHRAKAPPGPGLARLIAFLDNAIAARCDGKRAATP; the protein is encoded by the coding sequence TTGTGCAAGAATGCACGGCATCTGAACGGCAATTGGGTGCGGCACATGGAATGGAGCGATCTGGAAGTCTTTCTCGCGGCGGTCAGGACCGGTTCCTACACCGCTGCGGGTCGCCAGCTCGGCATCAACCGCACGACCATCGGCCGCCGGGTCGAGGCGCTGGAGAAGTCGCTCGGCCTGCCGCTGTTCGAGAAGAATCCACTCGGCTACGCGCCCAACGCCGCCGGCGCGCGCCTGCTCGCGACGGCCGAGGCGGTCGAGCGCGAGGTTGCCGCGATGCTCCACGACATCGGCGGCGCCGCGCGCCAATCGGCGCCCGTGCGCATCGCCAGCAGCGGCGGCATCGCCTCGGAGTTCCTTCCCGAGATTGCCGCATTCCGCCGCGCCAATCCCGACGTTCCGGTCGAGCTTCTGGGCGAACTCGACCCGCTTGATGCCGTAACCCAGCGCCGCGCCGATCTCGGCATCGCGCTGGTCCGCTCGCTGCCGCTGCGCCTTGCGGGCACGCAAGTCGCCACGCTCTCGCAGGCGCCCTATGGCCGCCGCCACGCGGGCGCGCTCCAATCGCTCGGCTGGGGCTACGAATTCGATGCCGCGCTGCCCGGCGGGCCGTGGTCGGCCAACCCCGCCGGCGAGGCGGCACAGGCGGCGGGGCTCGTCACCTTCAACGCCTGGCCGCAGCTCAAGCAGGCAGTGATGGCGGGCATCGGCAAGGCCACGCTGTGGTGCTTCGCAGCCGACGCGGAAGAGCATCTCGAACGCCTTGCCCCACCCGATCCACGCCATGACTGCCCGTTATGGCTGGTCCACCGCGCCAAGGCTCCGCCCGGACCGGGCCTTGCCCGCCTGATCGCCTTCCTCGACAATGCCATCGCGGCGCGATGCGACGGCAAACGCGCGGCCACGCCATGA
- a CDS encoding SDR family NAD(P)-dependent oxidoreductase, with protein sequence MTDLTGKVALITGAGQGIGQGVALAMAGAGAAVVVTGRTLAKVEETARLVRERGGKALPIACDVKSATDLAETVEATVAGFGGLDILVNNAQEVPLGKLEEVTDEAFLAGFESGPLATHRLMKLARPHLAARGGGTIFNFCSSAGIRWDMTGYGCYAAVKQAIRSLTRAAAAEWGGEGIRVLTIAPHAESPGLKWWIENNPEEAKAFFRTIPLGRVGTLEGDIGRALVALSGQDLAYLTGATIPLDGGQANFD encoded by the coding sequence ATGACCGATCTTACTGGAAAGGTGGCGCTGATCACCGGCGCGGGACAGGGCATCGGCCAGGGCGTCGCGCTGGCCATGGCAGGCGCGGGCGCGGCAGTCGTCGTGACCGGGCGCACGCTCGCCAAGGTCGAGGAGACCGCGCGGCTGGTACGCGAGCGCGGCGGCAAGGCGCTGCCCATCGCCTGCGACGTCAAGTCCGCCACCGACCTTGCCGAAACGGTAGAGGCGACGGTGGCCGGGTTCGGCGGCCTCGATATCCTCGTCAACAATGCGCAGGAAGTGCCGCTGGGCAAGCTCGAGGAAGTGACCGACGAGGCGTTCCTTGCCGGGTTCGAATCCGGGCCCCTGGCCACGCACCGGCTGATGAAGCTCGCCCGCCCGCACCTGGCCGCGCGCGGCGGCGGCACGATCTTCAACTTTTGTTCGTCGGCCGGCATCCGCTGGGACATGACCGGCTATGGCTGCTACGCCGCCGTCAAGCAGGCGATCCGCTCGCTCACCCGCGCCGCCGCTGCCGAATGGGGCGGCGAAGGCATCCGCGTGCTGACCATTGCGCCCCACGCGGAATCGCCCGGGCTCAAGTGGTGGATCGAGAACAATCCGGAAGAGGCCAAGGCCTTCTTCCGCACGATCCCGCTGGGCCGCGTGGGCACACTTGAAGGCGACATCGGCCGCGCGCTGGTGGCGCTGTCGGGTCAGGACCTCGCCTATCTTACCGGCGCCACGATCCCGCTCGACGGCGGGCAGGCCAACTTCGACTGA
- a CDS encoding TonB-dependent receptor: MEEIIVTAQKREQNMQDVPVAVTALSAETLTNRNVASVADLPRLAPSLTLTQGNVPTNNSLNLRGIGTIAFSTAIEPSVAVVVDDVALLQQAQAFSGLSDISRIEVLRGPQGTLFGKNASAGAVNIVSQGASDVFTGAVTGTATTDDEYRVDASLAGPLGENAGFRVNAFYGDRKGYIRNLEDGSRLNNDKSYGFRGRLELKPTETIKVDLIASHSISESDGFARTFRAAPTGAAVFGTPLTDSLVGITPGEDNYSVRLDKPLFNKSKQTTVSGRATLDLGFADLISVTSYQDWRFQFEEDFDYTVSDVLGIPGGIVADSTYHATQFAQELRLVSPSKGRFSYVLGLFYADGKTDREFERGPSGPVVASWASQSRTESYAAFGQATFNLTDTTHIDAGVRFNHEKVGASFLNRVPNASPPADNATCLTTCVGNAKDSVVTWKTALRQDIGDAVMVYASFARGYKGQGFDISTGFNPRRAAFPVRPETSNAYEVGIKSRFLDNKVQLNIAGFWSDFRDFQAQSGILLPDNTVLLTLNNVGKVRTRGIEAELTAKPTAALTLDSAVSFTDTRIMEFPGAQCYTGQTTGCVDLDGDGPATVKGQDLAGKRLPNAPRLKFNAGFNYDVFLPSAPFDAFVQADVSYQSKVNFDLLGNPLTVQDGYAVVNGSIGIDQNERGGMRVALFVNNLFDKHYASNVSIASGGSAGLLSQALDRKSRRYFGIRARYQF; encoded by the coding sequence CTCGCTCAACTTGCGCGGCATCGGCACGATCGCCTTCAGCACCGCCATCGAACCTTCGGTCGCGGTGGTCGTCGACGACGTTGCCTTGCTCCAGCAGGCCCAGGCCTTCTCGGGCCTCAGCGACATCTCCCGCATCGAAGTGCTGCGCGGCCCCCAGGGAACGCTGTTCGGCAAGAACGCATCGGCGGGCGCGGTCAACATCGTCTCGCAGGGCGCGTCCGACGTGTTCACCGGCGCGGTCACCGGCACTGCCACCACCGACGATGAATATCGCGTCGACGCGTCGCTGGCCGGCCCGCTCGGCGAAAACGCCGGTTTCCGTGTCAACGCCTTCTACGGCGACCGCAAGGGCTACATCCGCAATCTTGAGGATGGCTCGCGCCTCAACAACGACAAGAGCTACGGCTTCCGCGGCCGCCTCGAACTAAAGCCCACCGAAACGATCAAGGTAGACCTGATCGCCAGCCACTCGATCAGCGAAAGCGACGGCTTCGCCCGCACCTTCCGGGCCGCGCCGACCGGCGCCGCCGTGTTCGGCACCCCGCTGACCGACAGCCTCGTCGGCATCACGCCGGGAGAGGACAACTACTCCGTCCGGCTCGACAAGCCGCTGTTCAACAAGAGCAAGCAGACCACCGTCTCGGGCCGCGCCACGCTCGATCTCGGATTTGCCGACCTGATTTCGGTCACCAGCTACCAGGACTGGCGCTTCCAGTTCGAGGAAGACTTCGACTACACCGTGTCGGACGTGCTCGGCATCCCCGGCGGAATCGTGGCCGACAGCACCTATCACGCCACCCAGTTCGCGCAGGAACTGCGCCTCGTCTCGCCCAGCAAGGGCCGCTTCAGCTACGTGCTCGGCCTGTTCTACGCCGACGGCAAGACCGACCGCGAATTCGAACGCGGCCCCTCGGGCCCGGTCGTCGCGAGCTGGGCCTCGCAGAGCCGCACCGAAAGCTACGCCGCCTTCGGACAGGCCACCTTCAACCTGACCGACACCACGCACATCGATGCCGGGGTGCGTTTCAACCACGAAAAGGTCGGCGCCAGCTTCCTCAATCGCGTGCCCAACGCCTCGCCCCCGGCCGATAACGCCACCTGCCTCACCACCTGCGTCGGCAATGCCAAGGACAGTGTCGTGACCTGGAAGACCGCCCTGCGCCAGGATATTGGCGATGCGGTCATGGTCTATGCCTCGTTCGCGCGCGGATACAAGGGCCAGGGCTTCGACATCAGCACCGGATTTAACCCGCGACGGGCAGCCTTCCCGGTGCGTCCGGAAACGTCCAATGCCTATGAAGTGGGCATCAAGTCACGCTTCCTCGACAACAAGGTCCAGCTCAACATCGCAGGCTTCTGGAGCGATTTCCGCGACTTCCAGGCCCAGTCCGGCATTCTGCTGCCCGACAACACGGTCCTGCTCACGCTGAACAACGTCGGCAAGGTCCGCACCCGCGGCATCGAGGCAGAACTTACCGCCAAGCCCACGGCGGCCCTGACGCTCGACAGCGCGGTCAGCTTTACCGACACCCGCATCATGGAATTCCCGGGCGCCCAGTGCTACACCGGCCAGACCACTGGCTGCGTCGATCTCGACGGCGATGGCCCGGCGACCGTCAAGGGACAGGACCTTGCCGGAAAGCGCCTTCCCAACGCGCCGCGCCTCAAGTTCAACGCGGGCTTCAACTACGACGTGTTCCTGCCTTCGGCACCGTTCGATGCCTTTGTCCAGGCCGACGTTTCCTACCAGAGCAAGGTCAACTTCGACCTCCTCGGCAATCCGCTGACGGTCCAGGATGGCTATGCGGTGGTCAACGGCAGTATCGGCATCGACCAGAACGAGCGCGGCGGAATGCGCGTGGCCCTGTTCGTCAACAACCTGTTCGACAAGCACTACGCCTCGAACGTCAGCATCGCCTCGGGGGGCTCGGCCGGCCTGCTCAGCCAGGCTCTCGACCGCAAGTCCCGCCGTTACTTCGGCATCCGGGCCCGCTACCAGTTCTGA
- a CDS encoding EthD domain-containing protein, with amino-acid sequence MEKVIAALWAPEGESREDFAARILATLPGALVAAGASGVRINVRDATVAPGEGLVQQWQAPQQAAVAQFWMPSANARFRGPVDAALAQHSARFEAWLVCESTIIPNDLHPVSAPSPEKVSPGKPLLPERAWGWSQASFISFRPDLTREAAIAHWHSHHTRVAIETQDNFEYVQNLVVRPLTDTAPRYDAFVEECFPLEALDNPEAFFDAVGKPEKLAENLATMMESCNGFIDFTRIDIVPTSQFDFAFLDRA; translated from the coding sequence ATGGAAAAGGTGATTGCCGCGCTCTGGGCGCCCGAAGGGGAAAGCCGCGAGGATTTCGCCGCGCGCATCCTTGCCACCCTGCCCGGCGCGCTCGTCGCGGCGGGGGCAAGCGGGGTGCGCATCAACGTGCGCGATGCGACGGTCGCGCCCGGAGAAGGGCTGGTGCAGCAATGGCAGGCGCCGCAGCAGGCGGCAGTGGCGCAGTTCTGGATGCCATCCGCCAATGCCCGCTTCCGTGGCCCCGTGGATGCAGCCCTCGCCCAGCACAGCGCCCGCTTTGAAGCCTGGCTGGTTTGCGAATCCACCATTATTCCCAATGACTTGCACCCCGTCAGCGCACCTTCGCCGGAAAAGGTTTCCCCGGGGAAACCTTTGTTGCCCGAACGCGCCTGGGGCTGGAGCCAGGCCAGCTTCATCTCGTTCAGGCCCGACCTGACGCGCGAAGCGGCCATCGCGCACTGGCATTCGCACCACACCCGCGTCGCCATCGAGACCCAGGACAACTTCGAATATGTCCAGAATCTCGTCGTCCGGCCGCTGACCGACACCGCGCCGCGCTATGATGCCTTTGTCGAGGAATGCTTCCCGCTGGAAGCGCTCGACAATCCGGAAGCCTTCTTCGATGCGGTGGGCAAGCCGGAGAAGCTGGCCGAAAATCTCGCAACGATGATGGAAAGCTGCAATGGTTTCATAGACTTCACGCGGATCGACATCGTCCCGACCAGCCAGTTCGACTTCGCCTTCCTCGACCGGGCATGA
- a CDS encoding helix-turn-helix domain-containing protein, translating into MSEYPPSSRLSVAGPCGRAELLEWDWPSMLDFVRREEALMVEMSLPPASADASACFPEIDGDRRCFMGTLFVRWPGVQVAGRSEGGLIRVVRCVFEGERARGLLALQPSPSLPLLQALLSIQNETLRGLMRMLQRELSNMRERSEQAVAALLELVAIEVERVIRREAEAGTTARLAPWQFRRIRERLAEGGAAPTVAELATLCGISVRHLHRQFHALTGRTVADYIETTRIEQAKTLLGQREQPIKAIAVACGFTRANSFTRAFRRHTGLTPLAFRQAAGSQTYAQSTL; encoded by the coding sequence ATGAGCGAATATCCGCCCTCCTCGCGGCTGTCCGTCGCTGGCCCCTGCGGCCGGGCCGAACTGCTTGAGTGGGATTGGCCCTCGATGCTGGACTTCGTGCGGCGCGAGGAGGCGCTGATGGTGGAAATGTCGTTGCCGCCTGCATCGGCCGACGCATCGGCGTGCTTTCCCGAGATCGATGGCGACCGCCGCTGCTTCATGGGCACGCTCTTCGTCCGCTGGCCCGGCGTGCAGGTGGCGGGCCGGTCCGAAGGCGGGCTGATCCGGGTGGTACGCTGCGTGTTCGAAGGCGAAAGGGCGCGAGGCCTGCTCGCACTTCAGCCATCGCCCTCGCTGCCGCTCCTCCAGGCGCTGCTGTCGATCCAGAACGAAACGCTGCGCGGGCTCATGCGAATGCTCCAGCGCGAGCTTTCCAACATGCGCGAGCGTTCCGAGCAGGCCGTGGCCGCGCTGCTTGAACTGGTCGCGATCGAGGTCGAGCGGGTGATCCGCCGCGAGGCCGAGGCCGGCACGACCGCGAGGCTTGCGCCATGGCAGTTCCGCCGCATCCGCGAGCGCCTGGCCGAAGGCGGCGCCGCGCCGACCGTGGCCGAGCTTGCCACGCTTTGCGGAATCAGCGTGCGCCACCTGCACCGGCAGTTCCATGCCCTGACCGGGCGGACCGTCGCCGACTATATCGAGACCACGCGCATCGAACAGGCCAAGACCTTGCTCGGCCAGCGTGAACAACCGATCAAGGCGATCGCGGTCGCCTGTGGCTTTACCCGCGCCAACAGTTTCACGCGGGCCTTCCGCCGCCATACCGGACTGACCCCGCTTGCCTTCCGGCAGGCGGCAGGCAGCCAGACTTACGCCCAATCGACGCTTTGA
- a CDS encoding SDR family NAD(P)-dependent oxidoreductase → MSDKPRIAIVTGASRGAGAGIARGFGEMGYTVYVTGRTVSPGNAKGWDGTVLPGTVAETAQRVTELGGKGIPVVCDHADDAQVARLFEQVMDEQGRLDVLVNNAAYMHHQLIQKAPFWEKELDAQKIIDVGLRSAYVASWHAARIMVPQGSGAIAMTSSFGASCYMHGPAYGAQKAGLDKLAHDMEHDFRGTGVIAFSLWLGPQLTERAQIAAETNPEQYEGFLAMAENPEFSAHVIDAIDKSPNRDQLSGETLIVAEIARELGVTDRGHDRPSHREMLGSPRPKNPAAVY, encoded by the coding sequence ATGTCCGACAAGCCCAGGATTGCAATCGTAACCGGCGCCAGCCGCGGCGCGGGCGCGGGCATAGCCCGGGGCTTCGGCGAAATGGGCTATACCGTCTACGTGACCGGCCGCACCGTCTCGCCCGGCAACGCCAAGGGGTGGGACGGCACGGTTCTTCCCGGCACCGTCGCCGAAACCGCGCAGCGCGTGACGGAACTTGGCGGCAAGGGCATTCCGGTGGTCTGCGACCACGCCGACGACGCGCAGGTGGCGCGCCTGTTCGAACAGGTGATGGACGAGCAGGGCAGGCTCGACGTTCTGGTCAACAATGCCGCCTACATGCATCACCAGCTCATCCAGAAGGCACCGTTCTGGGAGAAGGAACTGGACGCGCAGAAGATCATCGATGTCGGCCTGCGCAGCGCCTACGTGGCAAGCTGGCACGCCGCCAGGATCATGGTGCCGCAAGGTTCAGGCGCCATTGCCATGACCTCGTCATTCGGCGCATCGTGCTACATGCACGGCCCCGCCTATGGCGCGCAGAAGGCCGGGCTCGACAAGCTGGCGCATGACATGGAGCACGATTTCCGCGGCACCGGGGTCATCGCCTTCTCGCTCTGGCTCGGCCCGCAGCTTACCGAGCGCGCGCAGATTGCCGCCGAAACCAATCCCGAGCAGTACGAGGGCTTCCTCGCGATGGCCGAGAACCCGGAATTTTCCGCCCACGTCATCGACGCCATCGACAAGTCCCCCAACCGCGATCAGCTGTCCGGCGAGACGCTGATCGTGGCCGAGATCGCGCGCGAACTGGGCGTGACCGACCGCGGACACGATCGTCCCTCGCACCGCGAGATGCTGGGCAGTCCGCGCCCGAAGAACCCCGCCGCCGTCTACTGA
- a CDS encoding sulfotransferase family protein, with the protein MATTAPAPVFDRETLLAAARERTGLSDFGDTWFLEPMDRYIASANAEGKLTPSGFAGQTESILKGLASRLRMVEDIKRHPEILDEKVEVAAIILGLPRTGSTIFHRLLASAPGMTAIRWYEAQNYAPLPGDEPGNPQARRAYAQAMIDGWLNLSPELASIHPLDPEAPDEEIIILGQLFITTMVEAMTFIPSFAKWLDSYDQSKGYEDLKTILKYLQWQDPSRRNRKWVLKSPSNLPYTDVIADAFPDAVLVMTHRDPLEVVPSYVSMEAALYKLNSVHSDTEVGAFWFPRLAGWMKRFEEARARIGEDRFIDIDYREVAKEPLKQAERVLARIGIPLDAEIEAALAEFMAGNKREQRPMHDYSLERFGLEEQAIREAFASYRARFVR; encoded by the coding sequence ATGGCCACCACTGCCCCCGCGCCCGTCTTCGACCGCGAGACACTCCTCGCCGCCGCGCGCGAGCGCACCGGCCTGTCGGACTTCGGCGACACCTGGTTCCTCGAACCGATGGACCGCTACATCGCCTCCGCCAATGCCGAGGGCAAGCTGACGCCGTCGGGCTTTGCCGGGCAGACCGAATCCATCCTCAAGGGTCTCGCCAGCCGCCTGCGCATGGTCGAGGACATCAAGCGCCATCCCGAAATCCTTGACGAGAAGGTCGAGGTCGCCGCGATCATCCTCGGCCTGCCGCGCACCGGCAGCACGATCTTCCACCGCCTCCTCGCCTCGGCCCCCGGCATGACCGCAATCCGCTGGTACGAGGCGCAGAACTACGCGCCGCTGCCAGGCGACGAGCCGGGCAACCCGCAGGCACGCCGCGCCTATGCGCAGGCGATGATCGACGGGTGGCTCAACCTCTCGCCCGAACTCGCCTCGATCCACCCGCTCGATCCCGAGGCGCCGGACGAGGAAATCATCATCCTCGGCCAGCTCTTCATCACGACCATGGTCGAGGCGATGACCTTCATCCCCTCGTTCGCAAAGTGGCTCGACAGCTACGACCAGTCGAAGGGCTACGAGGATCTCAAGACCATCCTCAAGTACCTGCAATGGCAGGATCCTTCGCGTCGTAATCGCAAGTGGGTGCTGAAAAGCCCGTCCAACCTGCCCTATACCGACGTCATCGCGGATGCCTTCCCCGATGCGGTGCTCGTCATGACTCACCGCGACCCGCTGGAAGTCGTGCCCAGCTACGTCAGCATGGAAGCAGCGCTCTACAAGCTGAACTCGGTCCATTCCGACACCGAGGTCGGTGCGTTCTGGTTCCCGCGCCTTGCCGGCTGGATGAAGCGCTTCGAGGAGGCGCGCGCGCGCATCGGCGAGGATCGCTTCATCGACATCGACTACCGCGAAGTGGCGAAGGAGCCACTGAAGCAGGCCGAACGCGTCCTCGCGCGCATCGGCATTCCGCTCGATGCCGAAATCGAGGCGGCACTCGCCGAGTTCATGGCCGGCAACAAGCGCGAGCAGCGCCCGATGCATGACTACTCGCTCGAACGCTTCGGGCTCGAGGAGCAGGCGATCCGCGAGGCCTTCGCCTCCTACCGCGCGCGCTTCGTGCGCTGA
- a CDS encoding Rieske 2Fe-2S domain-containing protein, which produces MATSKEYGLGEFDFPRGWFMIGTAADATRIPAPIRYFGKDLVVYRGESGAPYVVDAYCPHMGAHLAKNSTSYIVRDGEHVEGESIRCPFHGWRFGTDGACNHIPYSDFIPKAAKLRTYPVVERAGILWMWHDPEGLEPDVELANFGGHHGEPGWVEWKIDYMGDLNSHGIEIVDNMADFGHFVPIHGATDWQYFANEFKGPHLHQYYSAGHRTLTANPEDFLVLDTWYEGPGFLQSEMAGAFDSFIMIANTPVEDGVSRCWHALMVKVHDGSRETTDEDRANALAYQEGSRLAFAQDVEIWANKRACLNPLAVPNDGPYGKVRLWYRQFYNPRDKAPEIQGRVNGLHVTLDKRPGQKVA; this is translated from the coding sequence ATGGCAACCTCGAAAGAGTACGGCCTGGGTGAGTTCGACTTCCCGCGCGGCTGGTTCATGATCGGCACGGCGGCGGACGCGACGCGCATTCCCGCCCCGATCCGCTACTTCGGCAAGGACCTGGTGGTCTATCGCGGCGAAAGCGGCGCGCCTTATGTGGTCGACGCCTATTGTCCGCACATGGGCGCGCACCTCGCCAAGAACAGCACGTCCTACATCGTGCGCGACGGCGAGCACGTCGAAGGCGAATCGATCCGCTGCCCGTTCCATGGCTGGCGCTTCGGCACAGACGGCGCGTGCAACCACATCCCCTATTCGGACTTCATCCCCAAGGCGGCGAAGCTGCGGACCTATCCGGTGGTCGAACGCGCAGGCATCCTGTGGATGTGGCACGATCCCGAAGGACTCGAGCCGGACGTCGAACTGGCCAACTTCGGCGGCCACCATGGCGAGCCTGGCTGGGTGGAATGGAAGATCGACTACATGGGCGATCTCAACAGCCACGGCATCGAGATCGTCGACAACATGGCCGACTTCGGCCACTTCGTGCCGATCCACGGCGCGACCGACTGGCAGTACTTCGCCAACGAGTTCAAGGGGCCGCACCTGCACCAGTACTACAGCGCGGGCCATCGAACCCTGACCGCGAACCCGGAGGACTTCCTCGTTCTCGACACCTGGTATGAAGGGCCGGGCTTCCTGCAATCGGAGATGGCGGGCGCGTTCGACAGCTTCATCATGATCGCCAACACGCCGGTCGAGGATGGCGTCTCGCGCTGCTGGCATGCGCTGATGGTCAAGGTCCACGACGGCAGCCGCGAGACCACCGACGAGGATCGCGCCAATGCGCTGGCCTACCAGGAGGGCAGCCGCCTTGCGTTCGCGCAGGATGTTGAGATCTGGGCGAACAAGCGCGCCTGTCTCAACCCGCTCGCGGTGCCGAACGACGGTCCATATGGCAAGGTGCGCCTGTGGTATCGCCAGTTCTACAACCCGCGCGACAAGGCACCGGAAATCCAGGGCCGGGTCAACGGCTTGCATGTGACGCTGGACAAGCGACCCGGCCAGAAGGTGGCCTGA